The segment GCAGGGCCCAGCCGTTGATCATCACGTCGAAACTGTCGTCCGGGTGCGGGATCGCATGCATGTCCCCGATATCGATCAGGGGGGAGTTCGAGACCTGGTCGATGGCGGAAATATTCTCCGGATGAAAGCCGTGGGCGATCAGATTGAAGATTTCCATCTCGTTGCGCGGGCCGATTGAAAGAACGCGCATCTCGGAAGCTTTTTCATAGACCGGATCGATCACGGAAAGCGGGCGAATGAGGCGTTCGACATGGGACTCGACGAAATTGTCCATCATCCGTTTGTTGTGCGGGATTGTTATGTCGATCGCCTTGTCGCTCGGATTGCCCGCCGTTCGCTGGAAATTTGCGAACATTTCGGCCCGCTTTTTCGCGATATAGACCCTCAGGTCGCGCGAGAAAAACAGGGTCTGGGGACGCCGCCGCAAGTATTTGAAAATCTCGTCCCAGTCGGACTGTTTCAGGCCCAGGGCGTGTTTGTTCTTCTGAACATCTCTATCGGAGGTGTCGGTATCGCTCATGTTTTTGCTATCCGTTGGAGATCCTGGCCGGCAGGCCACCGAGGATGCTCGCCTGAACATTCCGGCATGGTGGCGCGGTTAACAGCGAAGGTGTTCCGGTTTCGCGCTCTCGGTTCGCGGTGGCCCCGGTCACGCCTTGTGCTTCGCCTGCTGGTCGAAGAAGGACGCCGTCGAGGGCAGCTGCGGCAGGGTGATCTCGTAGGGGATCGACCGCACCCGGCCGGTCCTCACGCCGCGCACGATGGTGCCTTCGAATTTGTTCGGCATCGGGCTCGGCGAGACCGGGACCGCGTCCTCCGCCGAATAGACCGAGATGAAGAGTGTCCGCGGCTTCGATGAGAGGTTCGGGGCGGAGCCGTGCAGCAGGCGGGTATGCATCAGGCAGACCGAGCCCGCCGGGCCGGTGCAGAGCGCCGCCTTTTTCTGGCACTCCGCCGCCACATCGTCGTCGATCGCGCCGGTGAACACCCCCTCGTGCCAGAGCCCGTGGATCTCGCCCCGGTGCGAGCCGGCCAGCACCTCGAGCGGGCCGTTCTCCTCCGTCACCTCGTCGACCATGAGCAGCGCGGTGATCACGTCGTCGTTGGTGTGCGGGGTGAAGGGGAAATCCTGGTGCCATTTCACCTGGGTGGCGCCGCCGGGCAGCTTGGAGTTGATCTTGGAATGGTGGAATTTCACGTTCGGTCCGATCAGGTCGGCGACGCAGTCGGTCATGCGGCTGGAGGCCATCGCCTCATAATAAGCCTCCGAGACCTCTACCGGTGCATTGACCCGCCGGAGGCCCGGCTTTTCCGCCGTATGGCCCGGCTCCAGATCGAAGCGCGGCTTGTTGTTGATGGTCTCGCCATAGGGCGTTTCGTGCTCCCGGCTCTCCTCGACCCAGCCGTCGAAGGTGTCTCGCAGCCGCCCGAGCAGGTCGGGAGAGACCGCGTTCTCGATGGTAAGGAAGCCGTCGCGCCAGAAGGCGTCCTTTTGCGCGTCGCTGAGGCCGGCCATTCTCTTTCTCCCGTGCTTGCGTGCAATCCGGCTTCAGGCTACGGACAGTGCCCATGAGCGTGCAAGCATTCCTCGACAAGGTGGCGGCGAAAGAGGCGCGGGTCGGCGTGATCGGCCTCGGCTATGTCGGCCTGCCCTTGGCCCTGGCCTGTCTCCGGTCGGGCTTCCCGGTCACCGGCTACGATATCGACGGCGCCAAGGTGGAGATGCTGAAGGCCGAGCGCTCCTACCTGCCGCATATCCCGGTCGACGGCATCGGCGCAGAGATCGCTTCCGGCCGCTTCCGGCCGACCAGCGCGATCGCCGATCTCGGCGACGCGGACGCGGTGCTGATCTGCGTGCCGACGCCGCTGACGCCGGAGCGCGACCCGGATCTCCGCTATGTCCGCGACACCGCCGCCGCACTGGCGCCGGTGCTGAAGCCGGGCGCCCTCGTGGTTCTGGAATCGACGACCTATCCCGGTACCACCGAGGAGGTTCTGCTGCCGATCCTCGAAGGCGCGGGACGCAAGCTCGGCGAGGATCTTTTCCTCGCCTTCGCGCCGGAACGCGAGGATCCTGGCAACGCGCATTATTCCATCGGCCGGATCCCTAAGGTGGTCGGCGGCATGGACGACGCCTCCGGAAAGGCAGCCGAAGCGCTCTACGGCGCGGTGCTGGAGAAGGTGGTACCGGTCTCCTCCGCGTCGACGGCGGAGGCGGTGAAGATCACCGAGAACGTGTTCCGCGCGGTCAATATCGCCCTGGTGAACGAGCTGAAGCTGATCTACGGCGCCATGGGCATCGATGTCTGGGAGGTGATCGAGGCGGCCTCGACCAAGCCGTTCGG is part of the Nisaea sediminum genome and harbors:
- a CDS encoding class I SAM-dependent methyltransferase, which gives rise to MSDTDTSDRDVQKNKHALGLKQSDWDEIFKYLRRRPQTLFFSRDLRVYIAKKRAEMFANFQRTAGNPSDKAIDITIPHNKRMMDNFVESHVERLIRPLSVIDPVYEKASEMRVLSIGPRNEMEIFNLIAHGFHPENISAIDQVSNSPLIDIGDMHAIPHPDDSFDVMINGWALPYSTDHQTAVDEMCRVLKPGGLFCIGFTRIPPGTDEFRRAEADGGINNTHSDDILGLIGEERIDEVAFRHDPLDKSRKGVILLIVRLK
- a CDS encoding phytanoyl-CoA dioxygenase family protein, yielding MAGLSDAQKDAFWRDGFLTIENAVSPDLLGRLRDTFDGWVEESREHETPYGETINNKPRFDLEPGHTAEKPGLRRVNAPVEVSEAYYEAMASSRMTDCVADLIGPNVKFHHSKINSKLPGGATQVKWHQDFPFTPHTNDDVITALLMVDEVTEENGPLEVLAGSHRGEIHGLWHEGVFTGAIDDDVAAECQKKAALCTGPAGSVCLMHTRLLHGSAPNLSSKPRTLFISVYSAEDAVPVSPSPMPNKFEGTIVRGVRTGRVRSIPYEITLPQLPSTASFFDQQAKHKA
- a CDS encoding nucleotide sugar dehydrogenase; this translates as MSVQAFLDKVAAKEARVGVIGLGYVGLPLALACLRSGFPVTGYDIDGAKVEMLKAERSYLPHIPVDGIGAEIASGRFRPTSAIADLGDADAVLICVPTPLTPERDPDLRYVRDTAAALAPVLKPGALVVLESTTYPGTTEEVLLPILEGAGRKLGEDLFLAFAPEREDPGNAHYSIGRIPKVVGGMDDASGKAAEALYGAVLEKVVPVSSASTAEAVKITENVFRAVNIALVNELKLIYGAMGIDVWEVIEAASTKPFGYMPFYPGPGLGGHCIPIDPFYLAWKARSVGQTTRFIELAGEINRAMPDYVIDRLREAVDLQSGKGLRGAGILLIGMAYKKNVADQRESPALTILEKLDAAGAAVSFHDPWIPEILPSREFGHLAGRASIALTAERVAAADAVLIVTDHDDVDYGLLAERARLVVDTRNALRARGHAGPHIVSA